From Candidatus Binatus sp.:
GCACGACTCCCGATCTGACTTGCTGTCCGTCCCGAGAACTCGTGCTGGTGCCTTTTTCGCGGGACGATATCCGCCAGCCTCGCGTCCAGCCGCGTGAGCGCGTCGCGTTTCTCGCTCAGGTAATCGTATCGGTAGTTGACCACGCCCACGCCCGGGTCGGTGTCATGAAAATCGACTGCCAAACGACTGCCAATCACGACCGAACAGGACCGATCAGCACCGACCTCGATTCCAACAAAGTCCCCATTTCTCGCGGGTTTCGTTGCGTCGTGATCGATGGTGATCGCCTCGGAGCTCTTTCGTAATTAGCAGGTCGCCGGTTCCATGGCGCTGGCTGCGTCATCACCGCGGCCGGCCGCGGTCGCCAGCTCGGATGCTTCCTGACCGGCTCAGAGGTGTCCAACAAGTGTCCACGACCAGCCAACCTGGCATAGGCGGAGGTAACCTCGTAATCGAAAAAAGCGCGATTCTGTAAGCAAGATAACCGGACATATACCTCAGCTTACTTGCCTCGCGGGCTTCCTAATCCTGGGGCCGTGGGTTCGAATCCCTCAGGGGGCACCAAATTTTCCCGTCACCTACCTCGAGGCGCCCGGCTCTCGATTCCGTCATCCTGAGCGCAGCCGAGGGACGCCGGATCTTTTCCCGACTCCGGTTCTCTCCGATTAATGATTTGCACAACAGCGCACCGCAGCCGCGAAATCCCACCCCCGCCGCATCGACGGACGCAGGAGCGTCCGTCGAGATTCTTCGCTTCAGCAGCTTTCGCTCAGAATGACATAAAAAGGTCCGACGTTTTCTCCGTCATCTTGAGCAAAGCGAAGGATCTCGCGCGCGCAAGCGCGTGTCTCTGCAACACCGCCCTCCGCGAAATCCTGCATCGGCAGCGTGATGCGGGACAGTAGCCTTGGTCCGCGATCCGTGTCGGCATAGCCTGTCAGCATCGATCATCATGAAAAAAGCTGTACCGAAATTCAGGACCGAAGATGCCGAGCGCGAGTTTTGGGCGTCGCACGACTCGACGGATTATATTGACTGGCGCAAGGCCAAACGCGTAACGCTGCCGAACCTGAAGCCGTCGTCCCAAACCATCTCGATTCGCATCCCGAAGCCGATGCTGGATCGCTTGAAGCTCCTGGCCAACAAGCGCGACGTGCCCTATCAATCGCTGCTGAAGATGTTCGTCGCTGAGCGGCTGAAGGCCGAATTCAAATTCTGAGCTCAATCCCGGTTAATCGGAGGGAAATTCTGATGGTCGGAATGTTGCAGATTTTAACGTATTTGCTGGCTCTCTATCTGGTGATGAAGGGCTTCGAAATCCTGCAAATCGGGTTGGCTTCAGGGCGTCCGGACCGCTCTGGCGTCATCACTATCGGGGCCCTGTCGCTGATTGTGTGCATTGTCGGTGCTGTGGCTTTTACCACAATGCAGGACAGTCAAGCCCGGTCCGTGAGTAGTTCGATCTCGACGCCTCACCTTCCGTAGAGGTGTTCGGGGATTTCTGGTGAGGGGGAGCGCTAAACCGCGCGCGAAAGGCTATCGCGCCGCCGGTTACCGCGCGGAAGGCTCGACCAGGTTGCACGAGTAGGTCTTGATCACCAGCCAGACCTCTTTTCCCTCTTCGATTCGCAACGCATCGATTGCGCCCGGCGTCAGATGAACCTCGAAGGTCGCGCCCGCCGCATCGATCATGACTACTATCCTCGCGCCTTCGCGGCGCATCGATAGGACTCGTCCCGGAAAAGAGTTGCGCGCACTTAGCCCATGCGGTTGCTCGCCCGCAACGATGATATCGCCGGCGCGAATCGCGATCCGCACCCGCGCTCCCGTTTCCGCGTGGCCCAGCGGCACTTCCAGGCGAGTCGTGCTCCCGTCCAACTGACACAGCATCGTGCCCTGAGTCTCCGCGATCGATCTCACCGTCGCGTCGAAAACATTTTCGAAGCCGACTACCTGCGCGATCGTTTCGTGCCGCGGCGTCGCGAGCACGTCATGCGGCATCCCTTGAGCGAGGATGCGTCCGGCTTCGAGCACCAACACCCGCTCGCCTAGCGCGAATGCCTCCTCGGGCGAATGGGTGACGTAGAGGATTGGAATTTCGTGGGCCGCATTCCAGGCGCGCAAGTCGTCGAGAATCTTCGACCGGGTCGCGTGGTCGAGCGCGACCAGCGGCTCGTCGAGCAGGATCGCCGCCGGATTCGTCACCAGCGATCGCGCGAGCGCCACGCGCTGGCGCTCGCCGCCGGAAATCTCGCCGGGCTTACGAGCGATCAGATTCGCGATGCGAAACGACTCGAGCATCGTCATCATTCGCGCGCGCCGCTGCGCGGCCGGCATCCTCGCGATCCCGTATTGAACGTTCTGCGCGACCGTCAGATGGGGAAACAGCGCGAGATTTTGAAACACGTATCCCAATCGGCGCTCCGCCACCGGCATGTCGATGCGCGCATCCGAATCGAACAGCACTCGCGCACCGAGCGATATCCTGCCGGCATCGGGCTGCGCGAGTCCCGCAATGCAATTCAGGATGGTCGTCTTTCCGCCGCCCGACGGCCCCAGGATCATCGTGAAGCCGGCCGACGCCTCGAACTCGGCCTCGAGCATGAAGCTGTTCGAGGTCCGATACGCGATGCGGACCGACAGACGCCCGTCGCTTTCGCCACTGTTGCCGGATGCCATCTGTTGCAACCGCCCCGGCTAGCGATGCATCGGCCAGACCGCCCAGATTCGGCGGTTGAGCGAATAGGTGATCGACAGCGTGACGAACGAAAACGCCATCAGGATAAGCGCCATGCGATTGGCGCCGGCGTAGTCGAGCGCCTGCACATGATCGTAAATCGCGATCGAGACCGTGCGCGTCACGCCTGGGATGTCGCCGCCCACCATCAGCACCACGCCGAACTCGCCGAGCGTGTGCGCGAAGCTCAGCACGAAGCCGGTGACCACGCCGCCTATTGAAAGCGGGAGCACGACGCGAATGAAAGTGCGAATCCGCGAGGCGCCGAGTATCGACGACGCGTTGATCAAGTTGCGATCCACCTGCGAGAACGCCGCCGCCATCGGCTGTACCGCAAAGGGCAGGCTGTAGATGACCGACGCGATCGCCAGGCCTTCGAAGGTGAACGGCAACCCGTGGCCGGTTAAAGATTGATACCAGCGGCCAAGCGGGCTGTTCGAACCCATCGCGACCAGCACGTAGAAGCCGAGCACGGTTGGCGGGAGCACGAGCGGCAGCGCGACGATGGATTCGACGAAAAATTTCCATCGCCAGCGGGTGAAGCTGAGCCACCATGCGATCGGCGTCGCGACCACCAGCAAGATCGCGCAAACGAGCAACGCGAGTCGTAGCGTCAGGAAAATCGCGCTCCAATCCATCGGTGGTCAGCGCGGCGCGGACACTTTGCTTTCGTTGTGCCCCACAGTTGCGTCCTTCGGAATCGAGAAACCATATCGCGCCATCAGCGCCACAGTTTCGGGCTGCTTGAGAAATTTCATAAACTGATTCGCCAGTTGCTTGTTGCGCGACGATTTCAGAATCACGCCGGCCTGGATGATCGGCGGATAGTCCGTCGCCGGGATTTCGACGTATCGTCCG
This genomic window contains:
- a CDS encoding BrnA antitoxin family protein, producing the protein MKKAVPKFRTEDAEREFWASHDSTDYIDWRKAKRVTLPNLKPSSQTISIRIPKPMLDRLKLLANKRDVPYQSLLKMFVAERLKAEFKF
- the modC gene encoding molybdenum ABC transporter ATP-binding protein; translation: MASGNSGESDGRLSVRIAYRTSNSFMLEAEFEASAGFTMILGPSGGGKTTILNCIAGLAQPDAGRISLGARVLFDSDARIDMPVAERRLGYVFQNLALFPHLTVAQNVQYGIARMPAAQRRARMMTMLESFRIANLIARKPGEISGGERQRVALARSLVTNPAAILLDEPLVALDHATRSKILDDLRAWNAAHEIPILYVTHSPEEAFALGERVLVLEAGRILAQGMPHDVLATPRHETIAQVVGFENVFDATVRSIAETQGTMLCQLDGSTTRLEVPLGHAETGARVRIAIRAGDIIVAGEQPHGLSARNSFPGRVLSMRREGARIVVMIDAAGATFEVHLTPGAIDALRIEEGKEVWLVIKTYSCNLVEPSAR
- the modB gene encoding molybdate ABC transporter permease subunit, with protein sequence MDWSAIFLTLRLALLVCAILLVVATPIAWWLSFTRWRWKFFVESIVALPLVLPPTVLGFYVLVAMGSNSPLGRWYQSLTGHGLPFTFEGLAIASVIYSLPFAVQPMAAAFSQVDRNLINASSILGASRIRTFIRVVLPLSIGGVVTGFVLSFAHTLGEFGVVLMVGGDIPGVTRTVSIAIYDHVQALDYAGANRMALILMAFSFVTLSITYSLNRRIWAVWPMHR